Sequence from the Equus przewalskii isolate Varuska chromosome 11, EquPr2, whole genome shotgun sequence genome:
GAGGTGCTGGAGAAAGGGAGCACAGCAGGCCCTGACCCAGGGGGTGGCCGTGGCTTCTCCTGAAACGGGTCCTTGGGGTCCCATGTGGATGATCCCGCCGGCTGGATCTCTGGCCTGTTGGACCTTGAGAGAGTTTGGCTAGaacctcctcctctgccttctgtcTAGAAAACCTTCCTCCCACCATGAACCTTGACATCCAGTGTGAGCAGCTGAGTGACGCGCGGTGGACGGAGCTGCTGCCTCTGATCCAGCAGTACGCGGTGGTCAGGTAGAAGGCATGCAGGGTCCCTGCGGGAGGTGCGGGTGGCTGGGGGTGGCAGGCGGGCTCCCTCAGCTGACACCACTAGTGGGCATGGTGTGCCCTGGAAGCACTTTACTTATGGACAGGCAGTGTAAATTTTGCATGATTTTCACGTGACAGAAAATGTTATTCTTCTCGTACTTTTgttgaaccatttgaaaatataaactcaTTCCTGACCCATGCTGAGTGGGCGTATTTGGGCGGAGGCTCTgagggcaggtgggcagagcAGCCTGGCTCAGGGTCTCCAGCTCGTCTCCTTCCTCTGGGAATGCGGTGGCCTCACTGGGCTCTGTGGAGGCACTGCCTGTCCCACAGAGGGGCCCCTCTGCCTTTTGCCTTGCTTCCCCTGACGTCAGCGCCCCACCGCCTGGGGTACCCAGCATGGCCACTTTGACTGACTTTACCCCCTTTTCTGCCTGTGTCCTTTCCTGTGCCCGGTCCCTGCAGGGTCCCACATGGCATGTAGTGTCACCTCTCCTTGGCCCCCTCCCATCCACGATGGTCCCTGTCTCCCGCCTTGTCCTTGGCCATCTGACTCTTGAGTCTGCTTGCCCTCTGGAGAAAGTCCACCTGAGGTCTCCTTGTGCTGAGTCACACATTTTTGGCAACATAGAAATGATGTGTCCTGTCTGGCATGTCGTATTGTGGGGTGCACGATTGTGACGGCACCATGTGGTCGCCCCTGTGTCTATACAGTGTCTGCTGGCTCTCCACCATGAAGTTACTCTTTTCCCTTTGGAAGTGTAAATGTCTCGAGTGAGAGATCTCGAAGCTCTTCTCACACCTTGTTTCTGCTCAGACTCTTGCCTACTGATTTTAGCATCCATCGGGGGTCTCGCCAGAACAGTTATTACTGGGCTTTTGCCTAATTGGggtttttagtttctctgttcCTTCCACATTTATCACTTGTCATTCTGCTGGGAGCAAGAGCTGGCTTTCCTCCCCCCTGTGCTTGTTCACCGTTTCAGTCAATCGGGATGGACTTGATCCTGGGCTATCACCTAGTGCCATTGCCTGTCTCGTGGCTCAGTTGTCCATGCTGGCCGTGCCCCTCCCCAGCGCTGCCTCACAGCTGTGCCTCATGCAGCTTTGCTTTCCTTCCTAGAGGTAGAAGGAACTTTGCGCGCGTCCATATGCTGGTATCTTCTACAAAACTCACAAGAAGGTCCACACGCTTTTTCTGGTTCACTTTAAAATGTCTTGGCTGTGACCCACCTTGTTGAGTTCTTGTCTCACCGCTGGGTCACAACCTGCTGGGTGAAATGACCATCCGCGTGTCCTGTCCGTAGGCTGGACGACTGTGGCCTCACAGAGGTGCGGTGCAGGGACatcagctctgccctccaggccaACCCCTCCCTGACCGAGCTCAGCCTTCGCACCAATGAGCTGGGCGATGCCGGTGTGCACCTGGTGCTCCAGGGCCTGCAGAGCCCCACCTGCAAGATCCAGAAGCTCAGGTGAGCCTGCACAGGGACGTGTTCCCAGGTGCTCCCCCGCCCTGGGCTCGAATTTGAACCTGCCTGGGCGGTCCAGGGACGTGGAGACTTGTGGGTGgctgcaggaggggaggaggtcGCAGCAGGTGTCCAGGCTTTAGCCAGaggccctggagcctggggctCCTCCCGTCTcatcccaggccctgccccagccctgccccaggcctctcctcccacctcgTCCCAGACCCCTGCGCCTCGGGGCACTGAGGTGCATCCGAGCCCACTTACAGCCCCTCCCGTGCATTGCCTCCTGCTCTCTGTGCTCGGCCTGGAGACCCCAGAGCCCCgactggaggaggagcaggcgaGGCCGGGCTACGTGGTTCCCCGTGGGCATGGGTGCAGAGGTGGTGGGACTGCATCTGTCTTGCTCGCCTACTGCAGACGGAGGGGCGGCCACGCCAGGCTTGTGGGAGCCCTCCTGATGGCCAGGTgtgctccagcctccagaactgctgCCTGACGGAGGCCGGCTGTGGGGTCCTGCCCAGCGTGCTGCGCTCCGTGCACTCCCTGCGCGAGCTGCACCTCAGTGACAACCCACTGGGGGACGTGGGCCTGCAGCTGCTCTGCGAGGGGCTCCTGCATCCCCAGTGCCACCTGGAGAAGCTGCAGTGAGTGTGTGCCCTCCCTGGGGGTCCCTGAgatgcctgccccacccccagccacaccCCGCCACCCTGCGCCTGCCCCGGGCAAGCCCCTCACTGCATGATGGGAACCTGCAGGTGCTTCTCCGTGACACTGGGCTCTGGCCCTCAGGGAAGAGCTGGCAGCTGGCCTGTGACCCCACACTTCAGTGTGGGGCAGCCTAGCCACCAGGAGCGTGCAGACGGGCTCAGCAACACTGGAAGGAAGCTGAGCCAGAAAGGCCCAGCTCAGGAGGCTGGGTATCTTCCTGAGTCCAGTGAACCCGGAGCTTGGGGTGGGGCTCGTGGTCAGTGAACAGTTTCCACGAGGCTCCAGGCGCTCACTGTCCAGGGAGGCAGCCTCTCAGGCACAGCTATGCTTCACTGCCCATCTGTTCTCCCGCCTCCATGGGCCTCACAGCCTGGGTGGGCGAGGAGACCCAGACAGATGCCCCCTCGGCTGGGACACTTTCCTGCAGGTGAGGGGCTGACTGCCCGCCTGTCCCCAGACTGGAGTACTGCAACCTGACTGCCGCCAGCTGCGGGCCCCTGGCTGCGGTGCTCAGGGCCAAGCAGgacttcaaggagctcacagtgagCAACAACGACATGGGCGAGGCCGGCGTGCGGGTGCTGTGCCAGGGCCTTGCAGAGTCAGCCTGCCAGCTGGAGACGCTCAAGTAAGTGTTGGGTGGTTGGGGGGCAGGGCGGCACTGCAGGCAGGGGTTCTCCCCAGCTCACGCGGCACCTCCTGTGCCCCAGGCTGGAGAACTGTGGCCTCACGCCAGCCAACTGCAAAGACCTGTGTGGCATTGTGGCATCCAAGGCTTCGCTGCGTGAGCTGGATCTGGGCAGCAACAAGCTGGGCGATGTGGGCATCGCTGAGCtgtgccctgggctgctgagccCCAGTTCCCAGCTCAAGACCCTGTGGTGAGTTGGCCTCTGGGCATGGGGGCTGCGGGGGTCCGAATAGCTCTGCATGTGCTGTGTCACTCGCCCCGTCCCTGCTCCTTCTCAGGGCCATGGCCGTGGCCGTGGCCAGGTGGGCAAGGGGCTTGCGGGGCAGCTGGGTGAGGGGATGTCCAAGAGTGTTGCTGTGCTGCTGTCTGGCTGGCGTCCCCCTGGTGGCCCTGCAGTGacgcgccccctcccccccaggctCTGGGAGTGTGACATCACAGCAGGAGGCTGCAGAGACCTGTGCCGTGTCCTCAGGGCCAAGGAGAACCTGAAGGAGCTCAGCCTGGCAGGCAATGCACTGGGCGACGAGGGTGCCCAGCTGCTGTGCGAGAGCCTGCTGGAGCCCCGCTGCCAGCTTGAGTCCCTGTGGTGAGTGCGGGTTGGGGGCAGACTGGGCCCCTGCGGAGATCAGGACACCCGAAGCGACCCCAGCAAGGAGGGAGATGGGCCAGGAGACTGGGAGAAGGGTGCTGGGGGCCAGGCCAGCTGCCTACCAGAGGGCAAGAGGCAGGCGTGAAGAGGGGACATCAAGGCAGGTGGCTGTGAAGGGGGAAGGCACCGTTTCCTTGGAGGGCAGGGAGGATGGTGGGAGGCTGAGCTGCCCAGAAGCCAGGCAGGAGCTAGGGGGTACCATGCTCCAGTGCACGGGGCCTCCCAGGGCACCTTGGAGGCGTGGCCCCAGTCCTGGTTTGTCCCCACAGGGTGAAGTCTTGCAGCCTCACAGCTGCCTGCTGCCACCACTTTAGCACGATGCTGACGCAGAACAGGCATCTCCTGGAGCTGCAGATGAGCAGCAACAAGCTGGGGGACTCTGGCGTCCAGGAGCtctgccagggcctgggccagcccGGCAGCACACTGCGAGTGCTCTGGTGAGCATGTGCATGAATGTACGTGCActtgtgtgcatgcacgtgtgatGGTGTGTGCATATTGCCATGCTGGCTCGGTTCTCATCCTAAGGGGTCAGGGCAGAGGTCCCAGCCCCTGACTGGCTCGTTCTCCTTCCTCCGTGTGGGTTCCCCCGTCTCTCTAggtttcctctctgtttctcttaacTATCATCCAGCAGCTTCCAGAACGGGGCCTGGAGAAGGTGATTCTTGGAGCAGGTGTTGGGGGCAGGCtggcgtgtgcatgtgtgcgtgtacACGTGCACGTGCTGTGGTGCCCGGCCTCTGCGCCAAGTCTCCGTCCCTGGACCTCTGCGGCATCTGCTTTGCTGTGGCCTGGGGCTCAgtgctcttggctccttttctGTGCTGCTCGTGCCCTTGACGGTCTCTCATCccctttccatttccttctggaCAGACACGCTTGGGAACGCATCGTCAGGTCTTCTCTCCACTTGCTTTTCTTTGGGTTCTTGTTCTGTGTCGTCCCCCCATCAACTCGGTCTTATTTCTGCCGTCGTGTAGCTTGTCTGTTCCCGCGTGTCCCAGGCTGTGCCTCTCGGGCACTTTCCTGGGTGCAGGCTGGAGCACAGGGCTGAGAAGGGATCAGGAGCCCGAAAGGGATCCTCCAGCTTCTGCTGCCAGGATTGTGGGGGcgctctggagccaggcagggaggaggctgagggtcaAGGTCCCTGTAGACACAGGGCTGCCTCCGCTGCCACATGGGGCGGGGCCATCCTCCGCCTCAGAGAGGCTCCTTGGCGTTGTCTTTGCCTCGTTGTCCTGCCACCCTGGGGGCTCCTCAGCCAGTGTCACCCCGACCCTGGTGAGAGTGGGTCTGGGGACCCAGCCTTCCTCCTGTCTGGGGCCTGTATCCGTGGCCTCCCTCTGGCCTGGAAGCATTCGTGCACTCAGGCCTCCTGTGCCCTCCACCCTCTCAGCTCTCCCCTTGGTGCCCCCAGGTGGAGAGGAAGCGAGGGTGGGTGGGAGGCCTTCTGGGTGGACAGCCAGCTCCACTGTGTTCTCCTGTTGTCCCCGTGTCCTCCACACCACTCCTTCCAGAAGGCCCTCTGGTGCTCTAAGTCTAGGATATGCCCAGCTCATGTCAGCCGGCGCCCATGGTGCCCACTAAGGGGAGTTCTGTGTGCGCCTCCCATCTTCAGTGGGGACAGCTGCCCGGGGCCAGCAGTCAGTTCAGGCCAGCAGACATCACGAGAAAACCACACGCCAAGGCTGAGATTTGAGGAACAGCTCCAGCCCTGGGGATTAGCACACCATGTGCAGCGTGTTTCACGGTCTGTGGGTGTGGCTGTGGCAGCACAGGTCCAGGTCACTCTGTTGGTCAGTGGCAACCTGGGGCACCCTCTGTCCTAACTCCACCCTGCTTTCTGCCCAGGCTGGGGGACTGCGACGTGAGCAatagtggctgcagcagcctGGCCTCACTCCTGCTGACCAACCGCAGCCTGCGTGAGCTGGACCTAAGCAACAATGCCTTGGGGGACCCGGGcctcctggagctgctgcagaGCCTCGAGCAGCCTGGCTGCGCCCTGGAGCAGCTGGTGTAAGTGACGCACTGGGTGGTGTGGCTGGGTTGCCGGCTCAAGCCGACCGGGGAGGATGGCGAGGCAGGTGGCACAAGGCCCACTCACTCCCTGCCTCCCATGCAGCCTGTATGACATCTACTGGACACAGGAGCTGGAGGACCGCCTGCAGGCCTTGGAGGAGAGCAAGCCGGGCCTGAGGCTCATCTCCTGAGGCCCCGCTCCTGACACTCCCAGAtggccccctcccttcccacaggaccagcccctggcTCTAACTGAAGAGAAATGCTCAAATCAGCTTACTTCTGTGAAGAAATCTGGAcactttataattattaaagCACTCTTTTGGCAGGAGGGTCTGTCCTTCTTCATGGGGTCCCCACAAGGCGCCTCCATATTGAGGTGCGATACTTTGTGAGCACTGTGCTGCCCAGAATCACCACAAATGTAGCAGCTTAAAACCACCTCGGGGCTCTAGCATGGGGCCTGCAGGCTGCCACTGGGCATTGGCCAGGCTTGGTTCCCAGGGGGCCACAGGCCTGGCCGGAGTTCCCATATCACTGGCAGATCCCACTCCTGCAGCTCCTGGAGGCCCCACCTAGACATCTACCTCCTCAGGGTCTGCAAGGACCAGGTCTTAGCCTGACTTCCCGTGTTCTGTCCTTGCAAGTGGCAGGAGCCTGGCTTGCCTTGGCCAGCAGTCTCTGGGGTTGTCGGTCAGCGGCTTGGCTGACAGCCTCCTATGTGGGATGGAAGGCCTGTTGAGCGGCTCCCTGGGCCATCTGCGGCTGCAGCCTCAGGCCTCTAGATTGCTGGCACCAGAATGCTCTCTCAGCAGAGCCCAGGGCCTCTGGACCGGAGGGCAGGGCCCACCCTTGAGTCTAGCTGGCTGCGTCCTGCTGTGGGTGGTCAGCATAGGGGTGACCTGCCCTGAGTGGCACAATCGAGAGGGGCCGCTGCTCGGTGTGGCGCATGGGACACTCAGCAGCTTCCCAAGGCCCTGGTACCTGGGCAGCAGCTCTGGCTCGTTGCTACAAAGCCCTCCAAGCACCCAGGGTCTTGGTTTCTCCTACGATCCCCAACTAGAAGAAACCAGGACTCCGTGGAGAAACGGGCAGCCCCGGGTTTGGGCAGGAGGTGCATAGGGTGAGGCCAAGCGTCCACTGCCAGAACCCTGTCTCCTGAGACCAGTGGGGCTGCCCAGGCACAGCTGCTGGAAGGGTTCCCCACTGCCAAGCAGAGCCAGGGGAGCAAGGGTCACCACCACTGAGGGCCAGGGAGGCAGCTGCGGCCCAGCAAGGACCATGAGCAAGGCACCACGGACACCTGCCCAGTGACCCTCGCTCATCCTGGGAGTGTGAGcctgggtggggttgggggccCTGGAAGTGGGGAGACGGGTGGCAGCCCCAACCCCAGGGATCAG
This genomic interval carries:
- the RNH1 gene encoding ribonuclease inhibitor; this encodes MNLDIQCEQLSDARWTELLPLIQQYAVVRLDDCGLTEVRCRDISSALQANPSLTELSLRTNELGDAGVHLVLQGLQSPTCKIQKLSLQNCCLTEAGCGVLPSVLRSVHSLRELHLSDNPLGDVGLQLLCEGLLHPQCHLEKLQLEYCNLTAASCGPLAAVLRAKQDFKELTVSNNDMGEAGVRVLCQGLAESACQLETLKLENCGLTPANCKDLCGIVASKASLRELDLGSNKLGDVGIAELCPGLLSPSSQLKTLWLWECDITAGGCRDLCRVLRAKENLKELSLAGNALGDEGAQLLCESLLEPRCQLESLWVKSCSLTAACCHHFSTMLTQNRHLLELQMSSNKLGDSGVQELCQGLGQPGSTLRVLWLGDCDVSNSGCSSLASLLLTNRSLRELDLSNNALGDPGLLELLQSLEQPGCALEQLVLYDIYWTQELEDRLQALEESKPGLRLIS